AAGAGAATGGTTTCAGCTCCTCGTGAAAAGAGAGGATATGGCTTTGAAGGTTAAACAGAGTTGTGTAAGTTCTGTCACATCCTTCTCTTGGGCATCGGCAGACTTCCCTCTCCACAGCGTGTGTTTTTTTATGCTGCTTGAGGTAATCTTTGCGTTTAAAAGTTTTAGAACACTCTGTACAAACAATTGGCTCTGAGccagggaaggaaagagaggcAGAGTATAAGTTAACAGCTTCTCGCAAGAGCTCAGAATTAAACCTTAGCAATGCTCTAGAAGACTGCACAAACTCACATGAAAGGTAGGGAACTCAGAGACTAGAAAAGAATGTGAATTATCCAGATTTAAAATCCTACATTATGCAATTATTCATTAACTGAATCACAAGTCAAAGTTAGTATACTAACATTTTCGTCAATCAAAGGTCTAGCCAGAGTGACAACTATTTTGCCATTAAGTGCTAGTAAACACTTGGTCTAGGCACAGTGACAAGAAAGTGAGTTCAGCAAGGCCTACCCTTCAcatatgcattttgtttcttgttgctTGCTAATGCATATGAAGTTTACCTGTATGGCTTTCTTTATTATGTTTCAGAAGCTCAGTCCAAGTTTTTCCAATATAtgagcagttttctttcttgcatgCGTATCCTGTTAGAGACAACAGATGGTTACAGTCACAAACACTCTGGCAGACAGTCTAGTTTTACAAGGGTGAGCTccattttcagtgtttgaaaatTAGAGGTAAGtattcttcatcttcctccccATACTACGTGGTAGGACACAAGGCAATGGATACAAGTTAGAAGATGAGAAACTCCTAATGGGTTTTATGAAGAAACCTTTTTATCACTGACACCGGTTGTCTTGAGAGGCTGGGAAATCCTTGctcctggagacattcagtaCATGACTGCATGCAGCCCTGAATAACTTGGTCTCATGAAGCAGATTTGAACCAGATGActtcctttccaacctaaataacttccatagaatcatagaaaagaTTGgaaaaggttggaaaagaccttgaagatcaagtccaactataAGCAAGCCTTAAGAAAGGACCACAGTATGAGTCATAGCTTTTGGGATACTCTTCCTAGTTGCAGGTCTCCTTGCTTTCCATTGCTAgttcaaaacaacaacaactaagTTAGCTGTCAAAGTACTAAAAGAATAGATAGCATTGTAGCAGAATAAGCTCAAACATCTACATGACCATCTCCTGACAATTCTACTTAAATACCTTTCATGTgagaacattaaaaatgtaagcttgtgtgttttttgcCAATGTTACATAAGAAATATGCAGCAGAACTGGCAATTAATCTTAACTTGTGGACACCTAGTCTAGAGCCTTAACCATTAGTTGGTCTTATCTCCAGAAGATAGATTACTGTCAAGGAAGCACTTTAGAAGTCAAAAATGACTCAGGGAACTGAGCTGGGTTCAGCCCATTGAATGTTGAACGACACAGTGTCCTGATGCAGTGTCCTGATCCTGTAACCCAAATAGCAACTCAGAATGGCATTCTGCTTTGTCTGAATCAGGCACAGAGCACTTCCATGTCTGCACCAGGATGTACCACCCACATTGGAAAGagtcctttttcctttgctagaACACAagtgaagcaaacaaaaagtgtATTACCTTCATGTACCTTCTTGTGCCGCTTTAGGCTATTTGGAGTAGAAAAATTCTTCCCACATCCCTCGTGATCGCACCTAGGTAAAAACAGACTGGTTTAATTCCTCTTGTTACACCTATGTAGCTTTTCTTCAACTCACACACaatgaaagagggaaaaataaccCAGACTTCACCTTGCCCAGAGATTTGTTCCGCTTCATCCCTTGTAAAACTCAATTCCACAACGCTTCCCATTACAGCCGGTTAAATTTCAGCTGTAGAACCAAACTTCATATCCCTCCCTACAAAGGGAGCTGTCCAAACTGTGGAAGCTTGAAATGACTTGTACTACAATAGTAGTTAGGGCAGCCATGCAAGCATTTATGCTCGTGTTTCAGACTGTGTAAATTCAAAACtggtttgtttgatttttccCATTAACCTGTACTGAAGTGTACTGGCAACCATGGCAATATTCCTGCGAGTTTATTTACAGCTTTGAAATGCCCTGTCCATGAAAAGGTTGTGAGAAGGCGCATGTTTTTCACCAGCAAAATGATCTACCTACTTGAAGGGCGGTTCGTTGGTGTGCTGACACAGGTGAACTTTCAGCTGCTGATGTTTCCTAAAGGACTTGCCACAGCCTTCAAAGTTGCACTGTTTAGGAAATCAAGCAGTCATCAGAGGCCAAACAACAGCAGCCCAGTCCACACGTGCTGGCTGATATCACACGAACTCATGCAAATGATACATAACAAGCCCAGGTATCTCCTTAGGTACCACAAGAGGAGCTCGTTTAGCCTCGTTCCATAGACTCACCAAATAGAGTTTCTGCTGGTTTTCGTGCTTGCGTTGAACGTGTTTCTTTAAGTTTGATTTGGTACCAAACTTCAGATTGCATCCCTCAGCTGTGCACCTGCAAACAAAGCAAGTTCTCTTACTGCACACTAAGCACGTACCCCCACCCCGGGCATGAGGATGCCTTAGACAGCCACACTCATCACCCAAAtgcaaaaaggctttttaaagccCAGTAAGGGCGGAGCTGCGGCACAGCACACGGTTTCTcgctgctgccccacagcagccgACCGGCCCCCGTTACTGACCGCACACCGCAGGGGCGGCCCTGCCCGCTCCCACCGGGGCAGCGCCACAGCCGGCCGGTGCCGAGCCTTACTGGAAGGGCCTTTCCCCGGAGTGCGTGAGGTAGTGCCGGGTGCGGTGGAAGTCCCTGGTGAAGCTCTTGCCGCAGCCCTCGTACCGGCAGACGTACGGCCTCTGAAACAGACAGCCCGGCTCagaggcggcggcggccgcaACCCCCGGGCCTTCCCCAGCCGGCACGCAGCTGCTCACCGCTCCCGTGTGGCGGCAGAGGTGCGCGTCCAGCCGCCAGCCCTTGTTGAAAGTGGCATCGCAGCCGGGGAACGAGCAGATGAAAGAGCGGGCGGCCGGCGCGCTCCCGACTCTGCTGCCGGCAGCCGCGGGAACAGGGGCGCTCCCGACGCAGCTGCCGCCGGCCACGGGCGCGCTCCCGACGCTGCCGCCGCCGGCGGGCGCGGACTCGCTCCCCGCCGCGCCCTCCACGGCCATGCGGGAGGTCACGTGGCCGCGATCCCAACCCCGGGCACCGCaatggcggcggcggcgttGCGCATGCGGGGTGCGTGGAGGGCTGGGCCTCGGGGACGAGAGGGCGGTACGGCGCCCTTCCCTATGTGTGCGCGGCCGAGAGGGCGGGGATCTATCGGTCCGTGATTAAAACTGTTCCTTTCAGCCGTCAGAATGGAGGCAGAATGGAGCAGCAGCTTCCGGCTGGCTGCACGCGGTGCTGGGGAGACTCATTTTCCTCTGTAGAACGTCCATGATTGGGCTGTGCGTCTCTACCTGGAGCTGAAAGGGCGGGTAGATGTCACCTACCAGGGCTTGTGCAAAGCCTTTGGCACGGTCCCACTGCACGTCCTGCTAGAAcctctcatagaatcacaggatggcctgggttgaaaaggaccacaaagatcatttagtttcacaccccctgctacatgcagggtcaccaaccaccagaccaggctgcccagagccacatccagcctggccttgaatgcctccagggatggggcatccacaacctccttgggcaacctgttcagtgcaaGGAGGTGTTGCAGATAATTCACTGCTGGGCTATAAAAGCTGTGATCAGCATCAGGGTTTCAGGAGCATTTTGGTGTTGTGTGAACACATAGGAATATCGAGGCTTACCCACACAGGATGGATATTGTCGAAGTTTTCAGCTGAGCGGATGTCAAGCCATTATCCAGATGTTGAATGTGAACGCCCTGTTGGAACCACTGCATCCTTCAAAGGGAGGGTCGATGAAGAGACACTTGCAGTGAAGCAGTTCTCATTACATCTTCCTCTTGGGGCACTGACAAAggctgaaaagcagaacaatcTGATGTCTCATCTCCTCAATATTACAGCCGTGCATCAGTTGGAAGGCAGCTTATGTTGGAAGGGAGCGATGAAGTAGGTGTGAATTACGCAAACTGGATGCCAGAGGTAAACTGCAGTTAGGATAATGCATCCTTGATCTCTCTGTTTACAGAATTATGGCTGGCTCCTAATGATGTCCGTGTCCTCAGGAGCCCTTTCTGGGGATTTCTGATCAGCACAAAAACATGCCGGGGGGAGGATGGAGTTAATCAGTTGGGCTTTCCTGCTGCTATTTATTCAGCCTAGTAAACTGACTCCaacagatgtttctgcttttagGCCGTGAGGAACCTTATTGACTGGCTTTCCCTGTGCTCAATGAGCATGTCAAGCTATCAGAGACTTGGTTTCTGTAAGAGCGTTGTCCCTTCAGGtgatgttttttctctctctggcCTAGcagtttttaatgcatttctcaAGAGACCGATTCCCCTGACAGAAGAAATAGAGGAAATCCTCATTACCCAATTTGCTCTCCTGTCTGCAGGAGCCACGGGCTGCAGGTGACcgaagctgcagagcagagctgtgcagagcagagctcagagccccCTGCCAGAGTTTGCAGCCAGCCTGCCATCAGTTGTCCCAACCTTGTGGGATAAGGAGCCAGACCTTGAACAAAATGTCTTGTGCAGCAATTAGACAGGATCAGACAAGACCAGATTAAAGCAAAATGGAGcagattttcttctcagttGCACCGTTGTACTTGAAATTGTGCCAGGACAACTCCAGGAAGCAGATCCGTGCCCAAAGGAAGGACGTCTCAGGGGGTATCACATCTTCCTGCCTCGTGGCATTGCTGATTTTCAAAGGGGCACAATGTCCACAATTGTGTCAGCCCTGCAAACGGCGCTTTTTAAAATCAGACGCAGTTATTTGTGCTCACAACACAGGCCTCTGAAGGCACTGAGCTCCGTGGGTCAGTGAGGAAGGCAGTTATCTGTCCAACCAAAATTGCAGGTGCAAAATGATGCCTGCAGCTACCCGCGGCCATAAAAAACAGGCATTCTCCAAAGGCCAGTGGTAACAGAAGTGTTGCCACACAGCAGATGTGGGTGTCCTTCCTGCTCCAGTTGAGCCCTCGGGGCATTTCTCCAGCACGTAGTCTGTTTGCttggagaaataaatacagttttgccCATCCTCTTTGGGACAACCGTCTTTGTGCACTGTGATGTTAGTCTGCCAGTGACGCATTATGCAACTGTGCTTGAATCAAATCCTTATTATCTACATATGCAAGTTTGCTTCCTTTCCCACTATGGTTGCCAGTCTTGTGTCTTGTTGGAGGTTGCTGTCCTGCAGACAGCCCTGCCAGCAGTTGTCCTTGCACGGGTTGTCTCCTTGAAGCTGATGTGAGGAAAGACTCGTTccccagggcctgatccaaaTCCTTTTGAAATCAGGAGAGAGGTGCTCACAGTCTTCAATGGGTTTGTATTGCATCCTCAGATAATAACTTTTTCCTGGCAGGAATTTTGCTTCAAATACTTCTTGAAGACATTTGAGAGATCTGTCAACTGATAAAATATCCAGCCTTAAACCAACACAGACAGTGGATCCCCTGAATATGCTGTCTTATATTGTCGAATATGGTTGGTTTATGATACAAGCCCAATTTTCCACCCACCAGAGATTTGCCTTCACCTTGTGTGGCTGCTGACCCTACAAGCATGCAGCTTCTGATTTaggaatgtgaaaaagaaaaccgTGTGACTTTAGTGAAAGCAGATAGAGCCATCTAGTGACATGAGAAATGCATTCTTCATTTCACAGTGAAACACCTACGGAGGCCCCCAAAGGTCAACATTCACCACCAGCAGGCAGGAGAGCCCCTCAGCCCCTCTACCACTGGTGTATCTCATGGTGTTCACTCAGCTGGAGCTTTGCTTGATTCCCAGCAGCCCAAAGCCAGAGGAGGTTTGGAGAGCTGGGTGCAGGGAGGGCAGTGCCATGCAATAAGGGTGTGTTGGGTCATCTGCAAGGTTTGGCTTCAGGCCCCAGAAAAGTGGGAAGAGAGTGGGGTGCCAGGCTTGGGCAAGGCTTGGCTTCAGCTACAGAGCATCCTGATGGGAGGGACTGAGCTCCCTGTTCTTttcaaaacaaggaaatgtttGAGTTTGGACTGAAACATTTCCTGTGATCGGAATGAAGCTCTAATAATTCCCTATCACTAACATCTTGAAAGATCTAAGTTTCTTGGCAGGGGaatctttgcctttttcctctttccttttccttctacCTTTGTCCAGCGTAGCCCCCCTCTCCTCTGGAGGATTCACACCCATCAGTTCGTTATCAGTCTAGCTAATTGCATTACTGCACTTCCCAGCAAATTAAGACCCGGAGCCTTCTGTTTTACAGTAAACTCCTCAGATGAAGAGATAATGAGGTAGGTTTTTCttggcagcagcacacactTTTGGTTTATACAGGGAAGATAAGGCAGCCAGGATAGCTTTTGTGTGAGCCTTCCCAAGCACAGTCTGGGTCTTATAGAGCTTCTGTGAAGGAAAGCATTCTCCTGGTGGAGACGCAGAGGTGACACCATTTGCTCCATGGCAGAGAGAGACCAAAGGCGGATCTGTGCTGCCAATAAAGCTGAGACAAAGGCTGTTTGGGGGCCTGAATCAACACTGCTTGTCAAACTGCATGTGTCAAACTGCATGTTTGGCTACGCCATTCTGGGATTCTGGGATTCTACAAATGGATCCCTGGTTCTCTTACCATCCCACAGGGCCAAGTCCTACCAAGACCAGCTACTTGCAGCACCTCCAGGCTGTAACAACCACCTCCCCACATGCTCCCTTCCCCCATGCAACTTCTGAAGCTTGTAGGTGGTTTCCCTGAAATTTTATGACAACAATCAGGGAAAAACAACTTTGGGAACTAAAACTGCCCAGCAAGACTCAGCCTGCAGAGTGCTTTTTATGGCCCAGGACTCACAGCGTTCCTGTCTTCATTTCCTAAATGCCCGTAGCACTCCCCCTTTATTATAGGGCtgccccttcctctccccagcGTGTATGGCAGTGGGATCTGGTTCAGGTGTGATGAAGTAAATGGCTGGGGAAATGAAGAACTTGAAGAGGTCTTTTTGAAAAATGACATGGATTATTGCAGATGGGtcaggcagcagctgagatCTTCCACTTAAGAGTCACTGGGGTTATTCCCTATGTCAGGGCACCAGTAGCTTTGTGATGCTCCTTCCCCATGTACAAGGTGAGAGCAGCATCTAGCTTAGTTATGCCTCAAATGGGTGGTGTTGTACAGGCTCTACTAGACCCTAAAAGATAAAGCATGGTACCAGACTGGCCCTTATTGAAGTGTCCATCGATACAAAGTCACTAAAAATCACTTTATTTATCCCTGGGAGGAACCCTTCTGTGTCCTTCCAGCACAGGACCGCACACTGCAGCCTGCAAGCGGTAGCCATCCCAATGGCACTGACTGAATCATAGCAGCTTGGCTCCCAGCTGAACAATCTTCTCCCAGTCTGGCTATTTGCAAATTACCCATCTGCTTCAGATGTGAGTCTGCCCTGCTTGAGTTCACAGACAACTTGGTAAGAGCATGCACCagtcatggaatcacagcatcatcCAGACTGGAAAAGCCCTTCAAGGTCACCCATCAGCCTGACCTACTGAGTCCCAACTCCAGATCACGTCTCTTAATGCCACATCCATGTGTCTCTTCAATAGGGATGAggactccaccaccaccctgggcagtcTATTCCAATGCTTGACCACCCTCTCcatgaagaagttcttccttatgtccagtctTAACCCTCTATGCCTTTTCCTTGCATCTTTTCGCCTTTCATATGAGAAAACAGACCCACACCCTTGATAAAGCCTTGATAAAGTTCGCTGGAGAAGAACCTTGCCAAGATATCCAACCTGCAAccatctttcccttcctctgtgTGTTAGCAACAGAAGTACTTTGtcatatcatcatatcatagtatcatagtatcgtgcgagttggaagggaccttagagatcatcgagtccaactcccgggatttgagccctctgtgtagcagagcagcagtcagTGGTGATCCctcaga
The sequence above is a segment of the Excalfactoria chinensis isolate bCotChi1 chromosome 1, bCotChi1.hap2, whole genome shotgun sequence genome. Coding sequences within it:
- the GTF3A gene encoding transcription factor IIIA, whose protein sequence is MAVEGAAGSESAPAGGGSVGSAPVAGGSCVGSAPVPAAAGSRVGSAPAARSFICSFPGCDATFNKGWRLDAHLCRHTGARPYVCRYEGCGKSFTRDFHRTRHYLTHSGERPFQCTAEGCNLKFGTKSNLKKHVQRKHENQQKLYLCNFEGCGKSFRKHQQLKVHLCQHTNEPPFKCDHEGCGKNFSTPNSLKRHKKVHEGYACKKENCSYIGKTWTELLKHNKESHTEPIVCTECSKTFKRKDYLKQHKKTHAVEREVCRCPREGCDRTYTTLFNLQSHILSFHEELKPFSCDHPGCGKVFAMKQSLARHAVHHDPEKKKLKAKRSRPKRSLASRLSGYIPPKAQPGKDEVVAECKTPDQPVENGAPTAEILTLQ